GCTCAGACAATGAGATGGCTGATAAATCCCTCGAGTCCTCAAGTGAAGAGATCTTTGACTTAAATTTCTTAGGGAGAGTTGTGATGACCTTTTCAACAACTCTGCTCTCACTGAAGTCCACTCCAAGGAGCCTTATGCTGTTGACAATAGCCATTATCCTGTCTGAGTACTGCTTGATGGCCTCAAACTCTTTCATCTTCAGATTTTTAAAATCTCTCCCGAGATTGATCACTTGCTGCTGCCTCGTTTTTTCAGTCCCCATGAACTCCTCCTTTAGCTTCTCCCATGCCTGCTTAGGTGAATCACAGGCCATTATCCTGGTGAAGATTACATCAGATACCCTATTCTGCAAGCAGGCCATAGCTTTGTGCTTCTTGGAGCATTCTTCACTATGCTGCCTCATCTGAGCAATGGTGGGATTGGCTCTCAATGGAGGTGGTTTAGCATCGTTTTCAATCACATTCCACAAGTCATGTGCCTGAAGGTATGTCTTCATTTTAACTATCCAAATGTGATAGTTTTCTCCAGTGAACACAGGTGGTGGAGGTGGAGTGAAGCTCATCTTGTTGAACTAAGTTTGAAGGTTtcgattttccttttttttaagcTTTGCTTTTGACAAAAAACAACCAATAATAGAGGCCCCTCAAAGACTCGGGCtcatgataccatttgttggaacATTGGTAGCAGCAGAAACAAAATTGCAAAGCAAAAACCAATGGAACtcgaagcaaaagaaaatgaaaatagcaAGCAAAACTTGAACACTCAGAAATTGTAACTGaacattctaatttttcattcaaaatttgaaaatataatggAGTTACAAATTTAACAGTTACCTAATAACATAACTGCTCCCACTTAAGCTAAACTAATgcaaacttaaaagaaaatacaaagatAAGCTGACATACCAGCTTTTACATCAAAATCACATCACTAAATCGTACTAACTTTGTAAGTTAGTTAGAAATGAACTAAACAAAATAACATAGCAACAAAGTGACCAAATCAGATTGCTTCTATCGGTCCAGCTTCAGTCTTACGCACCAAGCAAAGTTGCTGACCTCGATGGCTGCATGTTGTTGGTTTCATGTTGCATTGCAGGCCAACTCTCAACAATAGTGCCTCTTATCATTGAATTTTGTGTGCCTTTCTTCTCATTCTTTCCAAAACCTTATAACATAAGAGTATAAGCAACCAATGTTGGTTTCTTGGCTATTTGGTTAGCTCCTAGACCCTTTTTGATGGGTTTTCAGTAAGAGTGGTTATGTGCTACCacaataaaattcatttaataattgcTCTTGTTTTCTCAGCAAAGCGTAGGATTTAAGGAGCATAGGGCACTTTAATAAACCataagataaaaaagaaaatttgagggCTTTGTCTTAGACAAGAGTGACACCTTCAGAGTTCAACACTCTTgcataaaaaatcaaacaaaagctATGAAGTGGTATAATTGGATTTAGTCTCTAGGCTCTTTATACTTGAAAGCAATCAAGGAGTAAAGGACTGATGGGAATGGATAGTCAAagcaaatataaacaaatggaGCAGATGTGTACAACGGATTCTTTCAACTACTTTCAAGGTTATATCTATAAACATACATAaggtagaaaattttttatttgggtaaGGGTGATCCAAGCCTTGCTCAATCTAGGCATTGTCTAGATCCCAAGATTGGagctataaatagtttataGCAATTGGACTGACATACTTGAAGTTCAATTTACAAGAATAAAACAAGTTAAGAACATAACCcatcatttatttttgttgaagaGCATAAACATCATTTCCAGCATAGAAACACAATTGCATGAACACCAAATCACTTAATTTGATACTTTAGTTACTTCCTTCCCAAGGAACACAGCAGTAAGCACCCCTTGGATTGCAATGATGCCCTCAACAATTTCACTCCGTATTTGCACAAAGCAAAAGTTAAAGGTGTCATTGTTTGCCACTGACTGCATGTAAGGTATCACCCGAATTTTCAATGCTGTCATGAAGGGTCCCCAGGTCATTCCAACAAAGGAATTTTCAATGCTATAAGCGGCGAGCACATGGTATTCTTTAGTAAAAGACAAAAGAATAGTTCGCTCTGTGCTCACTGCACGGCTCCGTGCTTTTTATCAGCCCATTTGCGctttaatttataatagttGGTTGAGTGCCTTGTTTCTTAGGGATAATATCAGATTCTGATATTTTCtacagcttttttttttcttcatttttttcatgttttattctaATAACACTAGATATGCAGTAACAGTCTGTGAAACAAATGATTACAACCAGGTGAATTGCCACAAGATCCTTTCCAAAGGCAGTTTACCTGCAAACAATAAAAAACATGCACTGAAACAATCTATAGATTCAAAATCAAAGGGAAAGATGTTAGGGTAAATTTGCTGAACAGAAAGGTAAGATAGAAGCTCCTGACTTCTCGGTTGGTTGATTTGTGTCATTTTTGAATTATCATATTAGAATGCCAATAGCCCTGGCTTGAtccatatatgtataatatgtaATTTGGAATTGATTTATGATTCTTCTTTGTACATATTTAAACATTGGAATATTGCAGGCTAATCTGTTTTTTAAGACCAATCAATTTATTTGTAATCGCTTGAACCGACATCCTCTTTGTATGAAGTTTAGTATACTTGTACTTATACTAACAGAGGCCTTCTAAATATTTCTTTACTCAAAAAGTATAGATAGGGCGATTGAACTGCAACACTAACCGTTAGTGtcctttttttggtttttctttaacTAAAGATGCATGCACATAGCCATTTGTCACCTCAAACCAGCTCTTCCTATTAGGGAGATGAATTGAAAACATTTCTTAAAGGTGATTAAATGAACCAAGTAAACTCAGGTTCTCAAAAAAGCATTTATTGTAAGGCTTGCTTGGATCCAAGGATAGGAATATAGAATAAGGGTTGAGCCTTTGAGGGTTTGAATCTTTAtagcaattaaaattcaaaaggcTTCAAAGATTATCTATCAGTACTTATTTGAGCTTTCATATTTTCGAATTAGACTTGATAAGTGctacatgcatgcatacatacatatttaagtAAACAAGAAAACTACTTATATTTGAGATAAAGATTCTCCTATAGGGAGCTAAAAGATTGTAGTACTTAAATAGGTTAAGACTCGTTAAAACCACACCATTATCACAAAGGAGGCTCAAATGATTCTCATACAAAACTGCTAAAGTTCAAAGAAAAACCAAGGAGCATCTCTTCTTAGATTGATAGACTCATAAAACAATCTTGCAAACTGAAAATCAACCAGCATGTCCTATATCACTTTTGAATTTACTCCAGAAGAGCTACTAGCATTGCTTTCGCCCATCTTCTTCTCGAGGAACACATCACTGAGCACAGTCTTGTACTGAAACGAAGCCTTTAGCAACTTCACACACTATTTACAGAAAAGCAAGTTTAAAACCAGTGTTGTATAATCAACAATGAAAGAGGATCACAttcttaaaacttctcacttgttacataaaaaattaaggcaGCGAAAGAAATCAGATTATGTCTTACCTCATCGATTCCTATATCAATGGTTTTATCTTGAAGAACCCCTACATCCTTGATATTGAACTTGTTGAGTAAATTGAAACAAGAAATGGCTGACATAGGTCTCACAACAAGATCATCCATGATAATGTATGTAACAACCCCTTTCACATAACCTCCCTCATTAGTAGATGAATCCTTCTTTTTTGGATTAACATTGGTTGCAGTTTGATTCATAACATTATTGCAGGAAGGACAAATGAATTTAGAATCACTGGAAACATAGAGACCACAGTTTCTACGAAGGTAATTACCACACCTATAAATTCCGATGGGTTTGGATAATTCGAGTGTTGGCAACAAGGGAGGCATATTTGCAGCATTGTTGGGAACTATAGGCTTCAAAAGGGTGTCTTTGTTTTCTGGTGAGTGAATGTAGGTATCGTTCATATTCTCAAGGCTGTCGTAAAGGTTTCCAAGGGAACCCACCATCTGTTCTTTGGTGAGAAGCTTTATGACACTGCCAATAGGTAATGACAGAATGTTGAacataaaatcaacaaaatctTTCCCAGATTCTGAAAATAAAACTCTTTGGCTAGTTGAGTCAACAAGAAGCTTCAAGCTAACAGTGTTGGCAGCCATACCTTGGTTGAAACAGTGTCTAGGCTCTTTATAATGGTTAAAGGGAATGGATGGCCTAAGCAAATATATGGCTACTTTTCTTCTTTGGGTCtcaaaaaatttgagttgaagAGGGCAACAAGGGATTTTTTTCCACTATTTTCAAGTCTCATACTGTATTTCTATTATAACATGCAAATGTGTTGAAGCTGGCCTCCATGCAGCTCACATGCAGCAAAGAAGCAGCAATGCAGCTCGTGATAAGCAGGCAGCAGCTGGAGCTTATGAATGCTGTCCAAATTCAACTTATTTTGTTGCTTTAAGTTTATAGTTTGTAACTTAGTTCTTTTAGAACTTAGTTGGTAAGtcttttgatgtattttagATGTTGATTGACTGAAAATTCAGCAAAGCAACTAGTGCAAGTTGATTTTGCAGTTCTCAATGTATTAAGTGGTGTGAGGTAAGAGTTTAGGCAGCATTTTGACTTGTAAGCTCAACTTGTGTTTGATATATGTAATGGCAACTTGCCAATACTTTGTTAATGAAAATTAacagttttcattcatttttagttCTCAACATTTTTTTCTTGCTTTCACTTTCTTCCTCATTTTAACTTGGAATCTGCTTTGTTTCTTGCTCAAGTCACGAGCCTTGTTGCTCAAGAATCAGTTAAAGCTCGAGTCTCATACTTATTCTGGTGACTTTACAGTTTACACCAACAAAATGGTAATAACCTTTAGATCATTTAGTTCTAGTATAAGgcttttgttttcaattttaagtaggttaaactataaaaatagtcattttgtttgcctcaggttacattttagtcacttttgtttgtcttaggttacattttagtcacttatgtttgaaatgttacgttttagtcacttatgctattattttgttacgaagtgatcactcttcTATTAAGTTCCGTTATCTCCCTAACGgtaatcctacgtggcagtccaactAGATTTTAAGTGCCAACTTAGATTTCCTAGTGGGAtgagaatagatttttaattaaataaatttaattaattaaaaattttaaaccctaaatcttactTAAAAAACCGTTCATCTCctcctttttttagttttcttttttaacttgACTAAGAAAGCTGTTATCatcagaattttttattcatgtacaaaaacaaaagaggatTCAATTGAGGGTCCAGGTATGTCTTCTTCACCGACAAATTTATGTTCTAAGACTTAAAATCAAGTGGTTGTCGACAAAAAAGAAGATGGTAATCGTTTTTATTCCTAATCATTGTATTTTCCAATTCTTCACGTTCTTGATTAATTGATTTCTCAGCCCGattttttcttatatgaatCGGCTTGTTTGTTCATAATCCCTTTGTGAGTATCCCTTTTCTGCTACTTAATACGCTTCTTTTAGTTGttaatattgattattttaagttaaaattttgtggcaaataaaagtgactatttttgtaatttacccttttaagtatggaataaaatatgtttgactTGGATAATTAATATAATCCGTCAATAAGGGATTTGAAGCTTTCAATTAGGGATTCAGAGATAGTTTAGGAGATtagatttctttattttgtaaGGTTTTAATAAAAGGATCCCTAGAATCAAGGATATCTATCAATTAAAAGAATTGCAACGATGCCCTCAGCAATTTTATTCTCTATTTGCACAAAGTAGAGTTTAAGACATGGGAAACAGAGTTAGCAGTCATGGTAGCCATGCCTTGGTAGATTTTGCAGTGTGTAGGCTATTTAGTGAATTGGATGGCCTATTCAAACATACAGCTACTTTTAAACAGAGTTGAAGTGAGTAATTAAAGGATTCTTTCCAATATTTTTATGTCCcatattatatttcaattattacaTACAAATAGTATTCACTTTGAACTCTTAAATATAGggaaaacttatatataaaagcTATTGAGGATTAGATAAAAGCATATAGCTTCAAGTTATAAAATTGAAGACATTCTTGAACATTGTTTCCAGATGAGACAATTGCAAGAACAAAAAGAACCACTTCCCAAAATGATACCTTAATTTCTAGGTTTCAATTTCTAAAATGAAAGGCTTGAACAGATTGATCATTAAATCCAAGACTTCAGTGCATTATAGGTTCAGACTTCAGAGGACTTTTTCTTCCCACCAAGGAAAACATCAGTAAGCACTGTCTTGGACTGCATCGATGCCCTAAGCAATTCCACCGCCTATTGCaccaaaataacaaatttaagcTAATGGTATTAAGAATGGAGTATCAAACAAGGCAAAAcagaaaaaggtaaaaaaaaaaaaaaaactttcaaagttatactaagacaaaatatattgttttaccTCATTAACTCCCACACCAATGGTTTTCTCTTCAAGATCGTTCACATCCTTGATGTTGAACTTGTCAAGCAAAGTGATAATAGAATTAGTGTACATAGGCCTCACCACCAGATCATCCATTATCATGAAAGTTGCTGGCCTCTTGATCAAAGCTTCCTCACCCGAGTCTGGTACGCCATTGTTTGTGGGATTCACAAAAAGTACATCATTAGATTTCATAAAATAATGTCCGCAGGAAGGACAAGCGGCTGTTGGATGAtttgcaacatatgcagtgcCACCATTGTAATTTTGATGGTTTTTACACCAGTAAAGGTTGGTGTATTTGGACTTTGGAGGATTGCATGCTTGGCAACAAGAGAGCTATATTAGAAGTATAGGTCGTAACCATTGGCTTCAAAAGGATTACTTTTGTAGCTGCTGATTTCATGTAGTAATAATCGTTCAAATTTTCAATGCTTTCATAAATGTTCCCAAGGCACCCCAC
This genomic window from Gossypium raimondii isolate GPD5lz chromosome 10, ASM2569854v1, whole genome shotgun sequence contains:
- the LOC105775809 gene encoding uncharacterized protein LOC105775809, with the translated sequence MAATKPTTVSKKLLIDPKSDRILFAEAGKDFVDFLFYIMSLPVGTVVRLLGKQRTVGCLGNIYESIENLNDYYYMKSAATKLSCCQACNPPKSKYTNLYWCKNHQNYNGGTAYVANHPTAACPSCGHYFMKSNDVLFVNPTNNGVPDSGEEALIKRPATFMIMDDLVVRPMYTNSIITLLDKFNIKDVNDLEEKTIGVGVNEAVELLRASMQSKTVLTDVFLGGKKKSSEV
- the LOC105776170 gene encoding uncharacterized protein LOC105776170 yields the protein MVGSLGNLYDSLENMNDTYIHSPENKDTLLKPIVPNNAANMPPLLPTLELSKPIGIYRCGNYLRRNCGLYVSSDSKFICPSCNNVMNQTATNVNPKKKDSSTNEGGYVKGVVTYIIMDDLVVRPMSAISCFNLLNKFNIKDVGVLQDKTIDIGIDECVKLLKASFQYKTVLSDVFLEKKMGESNASSSSGVNSKVI